In Lolium perenne isolate Kyuss_39 chromosome 5, Kyuss_2.0, whole genome shotgun sequence, the sequence ACTCTGAACCTCGCCAGGACAACGACGACAAGAAGGGCGTGCTGGTGGTGCAGTCCCTCCGGAACGTGATCATGGGGTCCACGCTCATGGCCACCACGGCGGTGCTCTTCTGCACGGGCATCGCCGCCGTGCTCAGCAGCACCTACACCATCAAGAAGCCCCTCAGCGACGCCGTCTTTGGCGCGCACGGCGAGTACATGATGGCGCTCAAGTACGTGGCGCTGCTGATGCTCTTCCTCTTCGCCTTCCTCTGCCACTCGCTCACCATCTGCTTCCTCAACCAAGCAAGCTTCCTCATCAACACCTCTGCCCTTTCCGGAGACCTCGTGACCGGCGAGTTCATTGGCGAGATCCTCGAGCGCGGGTTCACGCTCAACTTCGTCGGCAACAGGCTCTTCTACGCCGGGGTGCCCCTCCTGCTATGGATCTTCGGCCCGCTGCTGGCCTTCCTGTCGTCCCTCGTCATGATCCCGATACTGTACAACCTCGACGTCGTCAACGTTTCCGGCGGCGGAAAAGGGTCCTCGTCGGAGCACAGCAGCGGCTGCGTCAACGCCAAGGCCGACACGAACGGCAACGGATGCATGCATGTCTGATCAACgatccacccaagcaacaaagcaAGTGCGGCTCGATTGGTGGAGGAGGAAAAAGATGTTTTGATCAGTTATTATTTGATCCTCGCGTGCGCGCGTCCGTTTGCTTTACAGGATTATTATCATCTTACTTAATGTGTATGCACGATGAAACTGATGATACAGTAGACTGCCACATTGGTGTACTTCAGGGTTCCCTTGTCAGCGAACGAGTGGGTTCTTTCTTGTCAGTTTGTACTAGGAACTAATGCATGACATGGAACCCATATGCGTCTTCGATCGTAGCGCTGCCCCCTTTTTTTTTCTCAGGTGTTCGGTTTTGGTTTACGGTTGAGTTGACAGTATGTGCCTGCCGATGACACTACAGGGCGGGTGTATTTGTAGGCATATTCCTAGCTGGCTTTTATGTGTGTCCATGTCTGTCCCGCTTATTTCGACACTTCTCGAACCGTGAAGCAGCGTATCTGCATATGTGATACGCGACTCCAGTTTTGTTCTACAAAATTATGGATTTGTTGTAAACACTGTGTAGGATTTGTGTGGCCACGATATTTCTGTTTAGCACGGCACGCCTCTATGTGGTTGCATTCCTAGTGCAAGCTAGGGGTAGAAATGGACCGTATGCTATTGGACAGTAGACCGCATGGTTTTTCGATTGGACAGTGCCCGTCCAAGACGGAACCAATATGTTAAGGGTGAGATTGTTATGTCTTATGGAGGTAAACCGAGTCTTGTGGTGCACAATTTGGGTAATTGCCTAATTGGTCACATGCATGTGATTCTGGGCTAGGCCAAGGCAAAGCACCTCCGAGCTAGTTCTGCTAGAATTAAGCGGCCGAATTCACCATTTCCGAACGCTAGGCAAGTGGTGGTTCCAGCTAAACTGCTAACTCGTGAGTTTGCACATGATTTTGTCCACTCACCCTCGTTAATCTCATTCACCTTGTTTCTTCTAATTAGTATAGTGGTGTTTTTCGCTTCATAGTAACGTGAGAGGAGAGTAAGTGGATCAGGTCGTGGGGATCGAAAGCCTTGTTGACGGAGATCGTTGAAAAGGTAGGAGAAAACCGTAGGATTTTTAAAGATCAAAATAAATCAGGTATGCccaacactagtggaaaacatacCTAATGTCGCGGGCCGtaagacccttttgtcgcgggcggccagccgcgacaacggaGGCGCGAAAAAAGGTCcaaccttttgtcgcgggtcgcttaattaccacccgcgacataaggtccaccacatggcaggcgcggggcgcgcaggggacaccccttttgtcgcgggtcgtggtacggcccgcgacaaaaggcccagaGCCCTCCAaaaggtttcggggcgacgtggccaggccatttgtcgtgGCTCCAGACGTGGCCGCGACAAAAGGCTTGGACGaatgccctgttttccactagtgcaacTTTTGCGCCGGGCTATACACAGGCCGGACTTGACTTTCTCAAATGATTATTTTCAGTTCTTGGGGCGGTTAACCCTATTTAATGCTTAACGTAACAACAAGCGCCCCAAAGCGTACCCTCGAAGAGGTGAAGAACAAGGGCGGATGAACATAGGAGATGATGCACGGCCATCAACGGAGGAGAGGAAACGATAGTGGAGGATGTCGCCATCAAGGCCAGAACCTCACCGAAGATGGGGAACCTAGACGTGGCAGTCGACAACATCGTCGGCGAAGGAGAGGAACAAACTTAGTGTCGGGGGTTGCATGTGATGCGGCGAGGTCTGACATCGCATGAGAAGAGGGGGGGTGGGTAGAAGGAAGGTCGAGGCGATGATGGACTTGTGGCGACGACGGCTCGAGAAGGGCGAGGTGTTGCGGCGACACAGAAGCGGCATGACAGTGGCGCCTTCCGGCCGGTGATGGCGGCCGGTGGATAGACAACGATGGGAAAATTGCGGCCTAAATTTGACGAGCAAACAGTTGTGGCAGCAACGATATATAGCGATCTATAGGGGTTACAATAAAACGACACCGTACTGTAGAATCCGGGCCAACATGGAGCCAGTTCATTTAACTTCACAAACTCAATTAGGACTTCCAATCTagtttaaaaaatgaactaaCCCAAAGAGGTTAAACCGATTAAACCATTCTTTCCATATATCTGGTGCGGGGAGGGCCTTGGCCCATCCCTTGCTTCTTTTAAGTGGTCGTATGTGTAGCTGGGGACTCTCGGGGTCCATTCCTGCTCTTTATGCTTTGCCCGACCTAAGTGTGTGAGGTCTTTTCCACAAAAAAAAGGGTAAGGGTATACATAGAACTAATCAGGCCAGTAAACATCCATG encodes:
- the LOC127302174 gene encoding uncharacterized protein, translated to MVWRQSFLDLILIPLSLLLPMLYHAWLYRAVRRHPLSTAFGVYSASRRVWISGMMKDNDDKKGVLVVQSLRNVIMGSTLMATTAVLFCTGIAAVLSSTYTIKKPLSDAVFGAHGEYMMALKYVALLMLFLFAFLCHSLTICFLNQASFLINTSALSGDLVTGEFIGEILERGFTLNFVGNRLFYAGVPLLLWIFGPLLAFLSSLVMIPILYNLDVVNVSGGGKGSSSEHSSGCVNAKADTNGNGCMHV